The Corynebacterium pseudopelargi genome contains a region encoding:
- a CDS encoding fumarylacetoacetate hydrolase family protein, which yields MGILEKLPATPGKVLAVHVAYESRAAQRGRRPKQPSYFMKATSSLSESGTVERPKGCELLAFEGEVALIIGTEARNVSLENAWDYVAAVTASNDLGIYDYRAQDKGSNTRSKSRDGYTPIGPELIDARAVEPGNLRIRTWVNGELVQEGNTSEESLIFPLPQFVADLSQHMTLHPGDIILTGTPAGSTVVNPGDVMEVEVDGAGLTSGKLRTEVIEGVGTFDENIGMLPHVDEKQRADAYGTDPDGSGSSKSDLPDDLRKKLEQTPTAGLSAQLRNRGLNQVVIEGVYPQTPGTKMVGVAKTLRFIPGREDLFKAHGGGYNTQKRAFDELKPGEVLVIEARQEAGSGTLGDVLAIRAKSLGAAGIVTDGCVRDYAAVQEVGLPVFTQGAHPAVLGRKHVPWDMDLPIACGNATVIPGDVIVGDDDGVIVIPRGIVEEVVDAAMEKELQDEWVAARVSEGNPVDGLFPPTGDWKDKWQQYRKERT from the coding sequence ATGGGAATTCTCGAAAAACTGCCAGCGACACCAGGCAAAGTCCTCGCCGTCCATGTGGCGTATGAATCAAGAGCCGCTCAACGCGGGCGCAGACCGAAGCAGCCTTCTTACTTCATGAAGGCCACCAGCTCTCTCAGTGAATCTGGAACCGTCGAACGCCCTAAGGGCTGCGAACTCCTGGCTTTTGAGGGTGAAGTTGCTCTTATCATCGGTACCGAAGCGCGAAATGTCTCGTTGGAGAACGCCTGGGACTATGTAGCAGCCGTTACCGCATCCAACGACCTTGGCATTTACGACTATCGAGCCCAAGATAAGGGGTCTAACACTCGCTCAAAGTCCCGGGACGGTTACACGCCCATAGGACCGGAGCTCATCGATGCCCGAGCCGTAGAGCCAGGCAATTTACGTATTCGCACCTGGGTCAATGGCGAGCTAGTGCAGGAAGGTAACACCAGCGAAGAAAGCCTCATCTTTCCACTCCCCCAGTTTGTGGCGGATCTTTCACAGCACATGACTCTGCACCCCGGGGATATCATTTTGACCGGCACGCCCGCCGGTTCCACAGTGGTCAACCCCGGTGACGTGATGGAAGTGGAAGTTGATGGTGCAGGTTTAACATCAGGCAAACTTCGCACCGAGGTCATCGAAGGTGTTGGTACTTTCGACGAAAACATCGGCATGCTTCCTCATGTAGATGAGAAACAACGTGCTGATGCATATGGCACAGATCCCGATGGCTCAGGATCTTCCAAATCTGACCTACCCGATGACCTACGCAAAAAGCTCGAACAAACTCCGACCGCCGGGCTATCTGCACAGCTACGAAATCGTGGGCTCAATCAAGTAGTTATCGAAGGTGTATACCCGCAAACTCCAGGAACCAAAATGGTAGGCGTTGCAAAAACTCTTCGCTTTATCCCTGGTAGAGAAGATCTTTTTAAAGCTCACGGCGGTGGTTACAACACCCAAAAGCGAGCCTTCGATGAACTGAAGCCTGGAGAAGTTCTCGTTATCGAGGCTCGTCAAGAGGCAGGATCCGGCACTCTGGGCGACGTGCTCGCCATACGAGCCAAGAGCCTAGGAGCGGCCGGAATAGTTACAGACGGGTGTGTTCGTGATTATGCAGCCGTGCAGGAAGTCGGTCTTCCGGTTTTTACTCAGGGCGCCCATCCGGCTGTACTCGGCCGAAAGCACGTCCCGTGGGACATGGATCTACCAATTGCTTGTGGCAACGCCACCGTCATCCCAGGTGACGTAATAGTAGGCGACGATGACGGAGTGATTGTGATTCCCCGGGGCATCGTAGAAGAGGTTGTGGATGCTGCAATGGAGAAGGAACTACAAGACGAATGGGTTGCTGCCCGTGTCTCCGAAGGTAACCCAGTAGACGGCTTATTCCCTCCCACCGGGGATTGGAAAGATAAGTGGCAGCAATATCGCAAGGAACGCACATGA